One Bradyrhizobium sp. ISRA464 genomic window carries:
- a CDS encoding LptA/OstA family protein: MMRSFPRGTAIAAFALSLFAASAASAQGSMTGVPNAMQGFSQNRDQPIQIEAASLEMRDKKKEATFSGNVKVVQGDTTMTSKTLVVFYESSSGQSQQQPANSNAKGAKGSAAPMQSATPGPGGASSIKRLEARGNVVVTQKDQVVTGETAIFDTKTNLITMLGGVVLTQCQNVLRGDRLLVDMTTGVSRVESNSGKVQGLFIQSQGGQNGKCGTPAAPGSAPPSPLQLLPGKPK; the protein is encoded by the coding sequence ATGATGAGATCTTTTCCGCGCGGCACAGCAATTGCGGCGTTCGCGCTCTCGCTCTTCGCCGCGAGCGCTGCAAGCGCGCAAGGCTCGATGACCGGCGTCCCCAACGCCATGCAGGGCTTTTCGCAGAACCGCGACCAGCCGATCCAGATCGAGGCCGCCTCGCTCGAAATGCGCGACAAGAAGAAGGAAGCGACCTTCTCCGGCAACGTGAAGGTGGTGCAGGGCGACACCACCATGACCTCGAAGACGCTGGTGGTGTTCTACGAATCGAGCTCGGGCCAGTCGCAGCAGCAGCCGGCCAACAGCAACGCCAAGGGCGCGAAGGGCTCCGCCGCCCCGATGCAGTCGGCGACCCCCGGCCCCGGCGGCGCGTCGTCGATCAAACGCCTCGAGGCGCGGGGCAACGTCGTGGTAACCCAAAAGGATCAGGTGGTTACCGGCGAAACCGCGATCTTCGACACCAAGACCAACCTGATCACGATGCTCGGCGGCGTGGTGCTGACCCAGTGCCAGAACGTGCTGCGCGGCGACCGTCTGCTGGTCGACATGACCACCGGCGTCTCGCGCGTCGAATCCAATAGCGGCAAGGTGCAGGGCCTGTTCATCCAGTCCCAGGGCGGGCAGAACGGCAAATGCGGGACGCCGGCCGCGCCCGGTTCGGCCCCGCCGTCGCCGCTTCAGCTTCTTCCAGGCAAGCCCAAGTAG
- the lptC gene encoding LPS export ABC transporter periplasmic protein LptC, translating to MSSVQNPAYGATLEARFAAAARHSRMVRILRIAVPAAVVLAMAAIVFVSIVNPFRALMPKMPVEMDNLVVSGTKITMESPHLSGFSTDGRPYEMWAKAAIQDVTDPDHVELKTIRAKVAMEDQSTVTMDARTGFFDNKQQLLDLRKDIFLQSSTGYEARLTQAFVDMNKGTVTSDEHVDVKLLDGTLTSDKLRIYNNGEVVRFEGNVVMHLDKLGDNNAASQPAEPAPPPPPPKARRSANPK from the coding sequence GTGAGTTCGGTTCAGAATCCAGCCTACGGCGCCACCCTCGAGGCGCGCTTTGCCGCGGCCGCGCGGCACAGCCGCATGGTGCGGATCCTGCGCATCGCGGTGCCGGCGGCGGTGGTGCTGGCGATGGCGGCGATCGTCTTCGTTTCGATCGTCAATCCGTTCCGCGCTCTGATGCCCAAAATGCCCGTCGAGATGGACAATCTCGTGGTGTCGGGGACCAAGATCACGATGGAATCGCCGCATTTGTCCGGCTTCTCGACCGACGGGCGGCCCTACGAGATGTGGGCCAAGGCTGCGATCCAGGACGTGACCGATCCCGATCATGTCGAGTTGAAGACGATCCGCGCCAAGGTGGCGATGGAGGACCAATCGACGGTGACGATGGATGCGCGCACCGGCTTCTTCGACAACAAGCAGCAGCTGCTCGACCTGCGCAAGGATATCTTCCTGCAATCGTCGACCGGCTATGAGGCGAGGCTGACGCAGGCCTTCGTCGACATGAACAAGGGCACCGTGACCTCGGACGAGCATGTCGACGTCAAGCTGCTCGACGGGACGCTGACCTCCGACAAGCTGCGGATCTACAACAACGGCGAAGTTGTGCGGTTCGAGGGCAACGTGGTGATGCATCTCGACAAGCTCGGCGACAATAACGCCGCCAGCCAGCCCGCCGAACCCGCACCACCTCCGCCGCCGCCCAAGGCACGCAGATCCGCCAACCCGAAATGA